The sequence below is a genomic window from Ctenopharyngodon idella isolate HZGC_01 chromosome 11, HZGC01, whole genome shotgun sequence.
atttgcgggtgggacggttgggacatgtccccaccactttttgccagggtcgatattgtccccaccactttttgaaatatCTCGCGTCATGGATGCatctaatacaaaagaaacatctctagttgattAGCAATTCGTTTGTTTCTGTTAAATAATAGGTGATCTGGcgctgggatgtgttgtttttgaacgctgagtgctcgttgccgctgttatcagtggcgcaAGTGTTCTCTTGGCGCTCGTGCTGCGTGCACAGTGAGCAGTCTTCACACGGACGAGCGCAGAGAGACTCTCTAATCGTTctggtgaaatcacaaaacaaaatgcacataaacgtgtccttgctcttgatatacaatcactgatgaacatttttggttttaatgagaaataaataaataaataaatgacacgAGGTTGGATTAGAACCCAGAGCCTCTAGTACGCTGAACAAAAATTCTACCACTAGTCCGTCTGGACAATAGCTGTAATTCTATGTATTTACTTAGTATTGTAAATACTCTCGAGACTGCTAATATATTGAATTATAGTAGGTGTAAGGatgaaactatcatattaaacatttgctCCTTAGAACAGCATATGGGGtgatgagaaaataatgacagaattttaatctTGTTATAAATTGTCTAGGTAGATAACTATTCAGCAAGAATTAGAGCCTACATTTcatattcaacttttttattAGAACACCAGAGTGTGTCTTAAGCCTCCAGTGAACGCTGTCCGCTGCTAGACATGGTGCTGCTCTTTGGGGTTTTCACATCTTTGCCTCTTCCTGTACGCAGAGACTCGTCTTTACGCAGGACCTGTGACAGATAACCAACAAACACCttgtaactgcatagcaaccgtAGTTAATGAATAAATCAGAATGGGAAAGAGCTATTCTGTGTGCCTTACACTGCTCATCATAACGTGCTGATGGAGTTCTTTGTGGGTCAAAGGTCGATCCTCCTCATCTGTGAGAGAAGAGTCCTCGGCCTCATAATCGTGCCTGAATCGTGCACAATAAGACCAAGAGGacatattaacaaaataaagtcatttttttccctcatattatgtgtaaatttgttttatcTCCATAGACTGTGCCTATACGGCTCAACATATGAGAAGCTGCTCTCACCTGGTAATGGGGGGCTGAACGATCGCTGTGTGTTTCTGCACGTCTGGCTTCTGACCCAGCAGGAACTGAGCGACCTCTTTCAGGTCGTCACTCTCCTCCACGTcctatttatttacattacagtTACACTAATGGTCAACAGTTCGGAATaagtcaggtttttttttaatgtttttgaaggaagtctcttatactaatcaaggatgcatttatttgatcaaaaatacagtaaaactgatcTGATCTGGTCACATGATCtgatttctgattattatcaatgttgaaaacggtttttgttgcttaacatttttggaaactgtgatactacCATTCAagttaatgcttttatttagcaaggatgttttaaattgatcaaaagtgacagtaaaggcacaattataatgttacaaaagatttctatttcaaatgaatgctgttcattgatccttccattcatcaaagaaccctgaaaacaatgtatcatggtttctacaaaaatactAATCAGCAAAAActaattattgataataataagaaccattaataataattaagcaccaataataactgataataataattgagcATCAATGCTCTGGGGGTAAATACAAGTACAACGAATGCCCTTTAGACTATTTTAAGTGTATTCTACACTACTTTTACAAACTGAGGAATGAGTCAACATTTTTCTGGTGGTAATCGAATTGCATTTTACCTAAAATACTTCTTCGTTTTTTTACCGTAGTAAAACTGCTCTAACGCATGTCTTTGTATTACTTGTTTAATGTTGTTAAAGCAACAAAAACtatggctgtgtctgaaatcaccccttcattcactattccctacattagtccactaatatagttcacttgaaggagtgaataaAAATTAGTGAGTGAATTCTGACACTGAGTATgtcttttgcatagtttgtgcttgttgtttaataattatttgaaacttagcaaaactggcagctccagtaataagatgaaaagatttatcttgaactctgtcatgtataaaccttaattaaacaatttaataatcaattaaataggaatttatacctgtatgatattatgctGTAGCCACATTGAACGAGCGGTTTGGAAAGCGGATGCTgcaggcgccatcttctggtcagacgtGGGAATTCCCTTGGCATGACCCTCACAGTgtattatgggtattctctagctaTGAGCGTACGTTGGTTGTACACTCGTGTcgggtgcattgtgggattgaatgagtgcactcgataacatTCACTATGGTTTCGGGCACAActactacaaatggctgtcccctcaaatagtgccccatttaagggtatagggggtgatttcggacacagcttaTGAAATAACGTGTTGGTACCTTCTGGTACATGTGTGCCGCAGTTTTCTGTACCTTAGATTTAATGAAGGCTTGAATGGTGAGCAGTTCACTGGTCCTCTGCTCCAACAGGCTGAGGTACGCCATGATGTTACTGCCACTAATCCCAGAGGAAGAGCCCAGCATGTCTTCCACCAATGTTGGGTCGCAGTCAATCTTATTGAACACACTGTCTATCCCTAGAATGACATCAACATGTGCAACTGCTACTTTTGTGTATAAAAACACAAGTTTCATATAAGTGTAATTCTTCTTCTAAGACAATAATGTGGCAAGTTATCTTGATTCTTCTAGGGTTTCTCCATGTGGTTATGGTAAAGCATGTTGGGGTGATTTTTACTAGTACCTGTTTTGATCTGATCAAGGATCTTGTTGATGTCATTGGCCTGGGCTTCATACTGTTGGGCCTGTGTCTCACACTCTTGCTGTAGATCCTTCACCTGTTTTAATTCCACCTGATTTTCCTGTTCCTGTTGGACACCTTTCATGTGCAACTGCTCCATCTCTTCTCCAATCTGGAACAGCATcaacacaaaaaatgtttttctactGTTGTGTCTGTATTAAAATGTGAATGTGAATAACATTGTGCATGTTGCACGTTCCTTGGCAACTAACTCAAAtaaaaaagtactaaaattactataactaaaactgaaataaaaataaattaaagctaaacagaataaatataataaaaatgacaaaattacataaaatatagtaaatactacactatataaatactataatagtaaataaataatactaaaataaagtaattttttgcCTTTGCACCACTGCTAAGTGAAATAAACCTCATTAAACTTTGAAGCATTATCTCACAAAAAGGGGAGGGGGCTAAACTGTCCTTCCTCATCATgttatgtatattaaatgataatgccaacttgtgaacaatatgtatGTTTTGGGTCTTATTCTACTAGCTCTGTGAATCGCACTGACCTGATGGATTTGCTCTCTCAGTTTCTCAGCTTCTATGTTCTGTTTATTCACATAGTTGAAAAGAGCAAAGTTCCTGTCCTCAACTGTTAAAAAACATAGAGAGTTGTAGCATAAAACATTGCAATCATTTGCTAgcacaaaacagaaaacataaaGCTCACCCTCAATGAATTTTATAACTAACATCTCCAAATTATCTTCCCCGGTCAATCTCTTAATCCGCTGGAAAACCTCCTCGAGAGTTTCAAATGTCTCCTCTCCAGCGTCTGCCCTCCTCTGCTGCTTCATCTCTGCCATCAGCACACATTGTTAACTTTTCAGCCAAAAAATagtactttaaaaagtaattaatacttatatttagaaaagatgcattaaattaaattctgtcatgacaactctcggagagtttggcatggtaatggatatgacaatgttgatatgtttggtcttgctggaatagatctgctatgctgctgctgctgctgctgttggttattgatggagggtttctgaaagcgcgctgcaactgctacagcaaatgctgaccaagcaTTTGAAGGCTGAGCAGCAAGCTTATTGGCTACTGATTCAGCAGGAACTAATCAGCGGTCCCCTATTTAGAATCAGCTATCAGCTGACCTATTAGcttgcgccatctagagtttcatgacagaactttgatcttactgatcccaaacttctgaacggtagtgtatataatttaaCCAACAACAatttttggttacaattattgcTCTCTGACCTTGTCTGCGTCTCATTTCCTGTCCATCATCCATGGCGGTTCTCTCGTTACTCTTGGTGGCCATGAACTCTTTGAGTCGGTGTTCATGAACGATGACTCTCTCCTGCTCATTCCTCTCAGCTGAGTACTGCGCAAGATCCTTCATCGCCTTCTCCTTGATCATGGTCATTTCGGTCTGAGCCTCCTCtcttaaatacacacatataattAGAACCGGCTACAAATGTCCACTTATTGAGGGTGGAGCAATTTGTAATACCATACAAAATGATAACTCTCTATTAAAAGTGATGTGTGCAATTTTTCTGCGTTGAAAGCGGTTGGGAAACCTTTTGCGCATTTCAGATTGGTGATGCTAGATGTGCAGCAatcagtttaattaaaatgacatgCATTTGATTTAATCAAGACTGCGTGGAAGGAGGAGAATAATATATTAACCAATAATATTTCATTGAGGACTTTATGTTTACATTGAttcaaaactaaaactaaaactattaaaaaataataataattctccactgaaataaagctgaaataactagctaactgaaataaatttaaaccgaagcactaaaattactaactggaaataaacaaaaaactaaaactaaataaaaaaaaaaataaacaaaacaaaaactaataaaaataacaaaagcacataagcgaaaattaaaatgaaaacttctaataaaaactaattcaagtATTAATTCAAAgcattaacaaaaactataatagcatataaataatagtaaaataacactgcatggAAGTTAAATGTCATGTTGTCCAAAATATCATTACCAATCAAAAATCAGCTAATGATATATATTAGCATTGagctaaaaaatattatatgcaTTATAGAAATTTCCTTGACTTTATTGGATTGTAtttcttttcaggtttttccTGATTTTGAGAACTCTGTATATTAGCGAAGCAAAAAAGTATCTCTCTCACCTTGCATCAGAAGCTGTGGTTGACATGTCGATAACTTCACCAATATCCTTACGAACATCTTGCTTTACCTGAAAGAAAGACAACAGCACTTGTTTTAACTGTGTTCAATAACTGCATCCCTCAAACTCATTATACACCCCAGAGCTGCCCAGAATGCCCAACCTTCTCCAGTCTGCGATGCAGCTGCTGGAATCGGACGCGCTCCATGCGGAGTGTCTCGAGCTCTTCTCTGAGCTGGCTGTTCTTCGTCAGCTGTTTGTTAAAGCGAATAAGAGCCTGCAGGGACAACAAGGGGAACAAATCACACACtaggtatgtttacatgcactgaTTTTCATTCATCCGAATGAATCCAATCAGCTTTCATATTCTGAAAGTTCTGTTTATATGAACCCTAAGCTTTGCAATCCAATTAACATATTCGCTTATGTGCATTACatatattataaacaaaaatgtattccgCGGCATTCAGAACCAGAGATAATAGACCTAAGTAAGGATTGcgtcatatttatttttgacaggaatgaaaacaaggctgtgagggatagaagtACAGTGTGTTCAATGGATTATAttgttgtttaacaacatacTGGTTGTACAGCCAACGAAACATCTATGCGAAAAAAAATTCAGTAGACCAAAACTCCATAAATGAAttttgaaagttgtgagttattaaaaaattacatcATCTAGGACCTTTATTCAGTGCGCGCCATTGTAAAGTCCCTCACAGACTTATTTTCATCTgtgttaaattcaatatggcgaCTAAGGTTTATGGCTATGTTTATATGTGTACCAATAATGTGATTATTTCCAATAATCAGAGTAAGGACTTAATCACATTAAGATGATTGCATGACACAAGCAAACCTCTTCACTCCcgtttacatgcaattttcattatgATTATTTGCTAAGAACTGTggttatttttacttattttttttacttacgtcaaatgcaaaacatatttctatggatgttttttttttttttggtgacacgcctaaaaatgtcttcatttcaATGTTTTCAGCATCAATATTCTGCATTATATTCATGTTGCACAACATGTTTCTTCAACACTCCAAAAATTTGATCGGATTATTCCAGGTCTTCGCCACTCCTTCCAATCAAATCGAAATTTTATATGGATCTATTATATTGTGATTAAATGAAGGCTTTTCAGTCCGATTGAGTCATCAATTTGGTTACTAACAGATTATTTGGTTTCATATAAACGTAGCTACTCAAAACCAGTTCAGCATCATCTATGGAACAAAATAACATCTAGTTTTGTATGGCCAATTGTTTTGCTGGAGTCTGGTCCAGTCTGCAGTTTATTCTGGCCAAAGAACTACATAAATCGACTTGCATGTAAAGTGCCCACAATTGTGTGGTCAGTAAAACTGCATGCTGTGAAATGTTTGATTCTCTGTTTACCCGGTCTAGTTTGTTCTCCAGGGTGCGTGTGGCCTTCTGAGCGTGGCGGGCCTGAGACGTGTGACTCTGGGAAGCCGTGATCTCTCCTCTTCTCATTTCCACCAGCCTTTTCTCCATATTCGTGATCTGCAAACAGAATGCATGCAAATAAACATCTGTAGCACCAACAGTGTGAGATGTGTCATGTGGCAAAGTTTAATAATAGGCACACCTCCTGTTCCAGCTGTGTTTGGGTCTGTCTCTCATTCTCCAGTTGATCATCCAGTGTGTTTCGTTGCTCCAGCAGAGTTTTGATACACTCAATGTCCTGATTGTCGCTCTTTTTATTTGACtggcactcaaacacacacaacaactCTCCTGTTCCTCACGCAGCTTAGAAATCTCCTGCCtgtggacaaattcacacacatCAAACTAAATATGCTCAAACACACATTGCACACAACACACAATGCAATACATGTACATAACGAGGACATTCGATAGGCTTCTACTGACAAATCCTAACCCTACTCCTAAgagaaaaacaatgcatttttagaataaatataatatttactttatatatgATCAGGTTTGTCATTGTCAGTTAAAATAATTgacttaataaacaaaacaaaaaactcctGAAAGCGTTTAATGGCATTGACGGTGGTACTGACCGCTGTTTGCGAATTTTTTCCTGTGACTGGATGCTGTAAGCCTGTCGATCCCTCTCCATTATACGGAACTGTCTCTGCAGTTTTTCCAGCTCTGTCTCAACTGGACACAAACAGCTGGTTGCATAAGAATATTCATCTGCATGATAATAATTCTTAATTATCATTAACAATGTGTCATTTGCATACCAATTCCATCAAAGTCCAAGTCACTGCTGCCAGAGAGGACACTGGCTGCTGATCTTCCACGAggcatgatgatgatgatgactaTAGTCACAAAACACTGGGCTAACAACAGGTGCAGATCAAAACAAAGCTTTGAATCATAAAGACAAAACATAAGTAACAAAAAACCCCAAGGTCACCAATTTCttgatttgtaaaaaaaaaaaaaaaaaaaaaaaacattaaacatttgatTCGTTGAGACtgaaaaatgatttaattttccCAGAAACGCGATAGCAACGGGTCATATACGGACATATGCGCACTGCCCATGTGGCGGGAGTAATTGATTCGTCAAATACAAAAATCCAGAGGCCtttcaagtaaataaatatgaaatatgttaaaaaagaaaaaaaaaggtgaagaGTTTTGGATGAATATCTGAACAAAGATGAAGCAGAGGACAACGAAAAAGACGCTATATTCGACGGTGAACGCGGTGGTGACGTCTGATTTTCCCTCAAGACTTAATGTTATGTGAGTGACTAAAATGCATCGTTTCTAATTTTAACCATTATTTATACAGCTGTGTTCTGTTGACTAACTAAAATTACCATGGTATCACCATGCTTTTGGGTTTGTACTTTGGTAATACCACGGTCTTTTTGGAGTAACGTTAAGTTACCTTGGAGTAGCAGGTAAATACCATAGTACATGAATATTTAGGTAATTATTCAGTTCCAGGATGTATATATTCGAGTACCATGTTCTCACAATAATTTACGTTACCTATACCACGGTAGTACCACAGTAGTATTtgtttactatatatttttctacacaGACAACCATAACATTTTTCGCGtccataacaaaaaaatgttttaacatttatatttatgaattaattaaaatattaatttgaaagAATGGTGATGCTATATAATCGAGAACTTACGACTAGTCAAGCTATGctcaaaaatatcaattttttttaaataatgctaCTTAGTTTTTAGCTTCATTTTTTCAGCGACCGCTGCCTTTGATAACAGTAAAATATGGTGAGGTAAATAAAGgtaaataataaagataataaataaagataaatctTACCTTACTGTTATCACTCTTCAGGTGGTTTTATCAGAGATCGCATTGGTTTTATTTGACACGTCTTCCTCCCTTTTAGACAAAGTTGTTAGCAACGGTCTCTAAGGAAAATAGTAGTAAACGATCTACAGGAAGAGACTTTCAATtcagctttattattattattattatttaaattaaaattaaacatgtaaaataGTAGTCATACAAGAGACTGGGGGTTCAATCTTCAACTGGCTGGCGGGAGCAGCCACTGACAGGTCACATGACCTGGTGGCAGCTGCCAGTCTGATTCTGGCAGGTCTGTCAGTGGTGGGCTGGTGGCTGGCAGAGTGTAACGCGTTCCCTATCGCTCTTGCTGCACGGAAATacacaattttattattatgaatataatattatgACTCTATTCTTTTGTATGATTGACGTTTTAGATGGGTTAATCTCAATTAAAGCAGTCAAATGACCGTGATCTCAACTGGTTGAAACTGACGCTCAGCCCAGCCAGCCACGCGTTCCCTATCACTCTCGCTGCATGgaaatacataattttattgTCATAAATATGATCTTAAGACTCTATTCTCTTGTATGATTGACGTTTTAGATGGGTTTATCTCAATTAAAGCAGTCAAATGACCGTGATCTCAATTGGTTGCAACTGACGCTTCGCTGGACCTAAAAGAGCCAGCCactgtctgaataaattttggtttgactgtatataaagCATAGCCTatataatcataaaattattctaattatcattaaagctAGACAATTTCATCAAAAGAATAGAGTCataagaatatatttttaataataaaataatgtatttccaTGCAGCAATAGTGATAGAGAACGCGTTATACTCGCAGCTTCACCGCGGCTGGCTGGACTGACCGTCAGTAAGCAACCAGTATTTGACTGCTTTAATTGGAATAACTCACCTAAAACGTCAATTATACAAAAGAATAGAGTcataacaatatatttataacaataaaataatgtatttccaTGCAGCCAGAGTGATAGAGAACGCGTTATACTAGCAGCTTGACCGCGGCTGGCTAGGCTGAGCGTCAGTTTCAACCAGTTGAGATCACGGTCATTTGACTGCTTTAATTGAGATAAACTCACCTAAAACGTCAATCATACAAAAGAATAGAGTCttaatattatattcataataataaaattatgtatttcCATGCTGCGAGAGTGATAGAGAACGCGTTATACTCGCATCTCAGCAGTGGCTGGCTGGGCTGAGCGTCAGTTTCAACCAGTTGAGATCACGGTCATTTGACTGCTTTAATTGAGATAAACTCACCTAAAACGTCAATCATACAAAAGAATAGAGTCTTAAgattatattcataataatacaattGTTTATTTCCGTGCAGCAAGAGTGATAGAGAACGCGTTACACTCTGCCAGCCACCAGCCCACCACTGACAGACCTGCCAGAATCAGACTGGTAGCTGCCACCAGCGCCACTGACAGGtcacgtgacctgccagaatcAGACTGGCAGCTGCCACCAGGTCACGTGACCTGTCAGCGGCTGCTCCTGCCAGCCAGCTGAAGATTGAACCCCTACTGATACAATAAAGCACAAATAATTTGAACTATTTGACAATAATTATTTcctatttactttattaaaagTCACAGAATTGCAATATTGTATGAATGTccaatatacagtcaaaccaaaatttattcagacactttaaacaattaaataattagaattagaataattaaaatgtggtattattattttttttaaattaaagatagggatgcaccgatattaGGGACAGAGCGACACGagtcataatctgaaaaccacgcccacctGGGGGGGGGGgacaatccaaccgtctccattgactttgttttgcgtgaggctgcctccttgtcatttctgacttataacaaaaaacagaacaatgtctaaaagctgctatatGACAAGGTAtacagaaaacaagctaaaaaaaaccagaaccaaaaacccagaagtttttataagctgtcgacccaaaAAATGAGCATTTAAGGACTAAAAAGTGGAGACAGGCGATTGAGACAGAGCGCGATGTGTCATATTACTATGAGAACTACGCCCACTGGATGGTAATGTAATCAGcgacaggaaatataatatataaaactgacatttggatatttgacttaacagtgactaaatgtttactgcacacgtaggcttactgaggcatactgagtgtcaggatcccaaaatttacccattcttcctgctgatgcttcacgtcttattgcctttatccacttttgtctccttaaaggctggcttttacagttcggtagcttataaaaagttagttctgggttttttagcttgtttgctgtacaccttgtcacacagcagctttaaggcattgttctgttttttgttataagtcagaaatgacaaggaggcagcctcacgcaatacaaagtcaatggagatgGTTGGATTGTGATCAGAAAGTGTCTGATAACTTACTGATCCCTCCAGATGGTTGGTGACGTCAGGAAGAACACAGAGTCTTCAGCGTCACTAATGCTCCATTCAGGACTCTGGATGCTTTTGTGCTCCATTGATGTGAAGAAGAGAGTCAGTGTGGGAACCTCACATGAGATCTACTCACACTGaccagcacaaacacacacacatctgcttCATCTGGAGTCCAACATGAGGCTGTGATGTTACTGCAGCAACGAGAATGATGAAAATCATAAATTAGGACTCTAAATATCTGCACTTACTTCTTTGGAAAGACTTTATGCACATATATAAGTCCATATGTGTCTAACAATGCTGTAACAACTTGAAGCAAGACAGCACAGTTTTTATTGATGTAATATTGCATTTCATTATTCAATATTCttcggctgtttttaaatgcGCTCCATAAATAAAGTATGATTTTACTTGATCTAATTGGTTATGCTGTTTAATACACagaatatattataataatattctaGTTTGATATTAAACTTTGGACTGCAATGTACCACAGTAATTCAGATGAGATGTGCAGGAATGATGTGATGTTGAAATCACCATATGTGTACTGAGATGATGCAGGTGTCACTGACGCCACGTGTTTCTAATGATGAGCGTGTGCTTCAGTGACACTGATGTGAACATGAGCTCTCTACAGGTCAGCACTTTCCCAGATTCTCCCCTGAGACATGGGCTTTGAGCTCCTGATAGAGGATCATCGAGCATGTGGCAGCCCACATCCCTCATTGTCTGTTTGAGCTCTTCCATTGGCTCCAAACTGTGAGAAACTCCAACAAGCTCAATCCTCACACATTCATATGGAGATTTGGGAGTATAAATAGAGGAGCTGCAGCCAGTGCAAATCAGACTCGCTCTGCACAGAGAGATCTACAGCACAGAGATCCAGACATGACACCTCCAATCATCTCAAAGGAGCATCTCCCTCTCAACAACATGGAGGGTCTCAACAGCAGCATCGAGCAGCTCAAGTGTCTTCTGGCTCCAGAGTTCCTCAAGCAGCAGCAGCCTGATTCCAAGCTGGAGAAAGCAGATATCCTGGAGATGATGACGCTCAACTTCCAGTTCACATGCTGTCAATCAAGGCTTCTCCAGGTGTGTCCGTGAGATGGTCCACTTCCTGTCCAAAGATGAGATGAGACTGCTGAAGCACTTCCAGAAGCTGCAGACATCATGTGATCAGAACAGGAGGGAAAGTGTCCTGCCTCGGCTGAGCCGCCCAGACCAGAACACCTTCAGCAAAGAGATGAAGGTCAACAAGAGCACCATCTGGAGGCCTTGAGCCTTACAGCAACCAGTAGCACATACTGAACGTCTACACTAGACTCAGTGGACTCGTTTAAGCTTCTCTTTTTGAGAAAAAGTGTTTCATGAGTTCCAGTTTGGAAGAAAGTGCTCTGATGATTCAATCTTCTATGAAGACGTCTCTTTTCTCTTCTTGAgaacattgactattttaaataactattttaGTTTGAAAAAATAACTTGTATTGCAAAATACCATGATGCCACTATACTAATTAGTATAAAAGCATTTATACTAgattattaatgcattaatctGCATTTTTCATATCCTTCGGATATAATTTTCACCTTTGAGGTGATGCATTATGTGACTATAAAGTCAAATCAGCTTTATTTTGGTTTCATGTTGAAACTTTCTGtgaaacagttttcatttttgctcatatttgatcatatttgttgttttgaacTGTATCAGTATGTTACTTTCCTCTATGAGgagttttaataaatgaaatttcatttttgtaattCTAAAAAGAATGTGCAATCCCTCCATGAGGGTTAATGTAAAACTCTCTAATGCATTGTTTAAGTATAGATCTTCATCTATACATGCACACTCTATATACTGATGTATATGTTAACTGTATTTACATTATTGTAAATCTTTACTATGACATTTGTGTTGTCCTCTAGAGAGCATCTCTCTGCTCA
It includes:
- the LOC127522530 gene encoding LOW QUALITY PROTEIN: outer dynein arm-docking complex subunit 1-like (The sequence of the model RefSeq protein was modified relative to this genomic sequence to represent the inferred CDS: inserted 1 base in 1 codon); translation: MPRGRSAASVLSGSSDLDFDGIVETELEKLQRQFRIMERDRQAYSIQSQEKIRKQRQEISKLREEQESXLCVFECQSNKKSDNQDIECIKTLLEQRNTLDDQLENERQTQTQLEQEITNMEKRLVEMRRGEITASQSHTSQARHAQKATRTLENKLDRALIRFNKQLTKNSQLREELETLRMERVRFQQLHRRLEKVKQDVRKDIGEVIDMSTTASDAREEAQTEMTMIKEKAMKDLAQYSAERNEQERVIVHEHRLKEFMATKSNERTAMDDGQEMRRRQEMKQQRRADAGEETFETLEEVFQRIKRLTGEDNLEMLVIKFIEVEDRNFALFNYVNKQNIEAEKLREQIHQIGEEMEQLHMKGVQQEQENQVELKQVKDLQQECETQAQQYEAQANDINKILDQIKTGIDSVFNKIDCDPTLVEDMLGSSSGISGSNIMAYLSLLEQRTSELLTIQAFIKSKDVEESDDLKEVAQFLLGQKPDVQKHTAIVQPPITRHDYEAEDSSLTDEEDRPLTHKELHQHVMMSSVLRKDESLRTGRGKDVKTPKSSTMSSSGQRSLEA